A stretch of Rhinopithecus roxellana isolate Shanxi Qingling chromosome 12, ASM756505v1, whole genome shotgun sequence DNA encodes these proteins:
- the LZIC gene encoding protein LZIC isoform X1 has product MASRGKTETSKLKQNLEEQLDRLMQQLQDLEECREELDTDEYEETKKETLEQLSEFNDSLKKIMSGNMTLVDELSGMQLAIQAAISQAFKTPEVIRLFAKKQPGQLRTRLAEMDRDLMVGKLERDLYTQQKVEILTALRKLGEKLTADDEAFLSANAGAILSQFEKVSTDLGSGDKILALASFEVEKTKK; this is encoded by the exons ATggcttccagaggaaagacagAGACAAGCAAATTAAAGCAGAATTTAGAAGAACAGTTGGATAGACTCATGCAGCAATTACAAGATCTGGAGGAATGCAG AGAGGAACTTGATACAGATGAATATGAAGAAACCAAAAAGGAAACTCTGGAGCAACTAAGTGAATTTAATGATTCACTGAAGAAAATTATGTCTGGAAATATGACCTTGGTAGATGAACTAAGTGGAATGCAGCTG GCTATTCAGGCAGCTATCAGCCAGGCCTTTAAAACCCCAGAGGTCATCAGATTGTTTGCAAAGAAACAACCAGGTCAGCTTCGGACAAGGTTAGCAGAg ATGGATAGAGATCTGATGGTAGGAAAGCTGGAAAGAGACCTGTACACTCAACAGAAAGTGGAGATACTAACAGCTCTCAGGAAACTTGGAGAGAAG cTGACTGCAGATGATGAGGCCTTCTTGTCAGCAAATGCAGGTGCTATACTCAGCCAGTTTGAGAAAGTCTCTACAGACCTTG